TTAAGTGTGTGAAGCAAGGTCGACTTACCAGCGCCAGAACGACCGACTACAGCAACAAACTCGCCAGCTCGTAACTCAAAGCTGATGCCATCTAAAACCATCTTGCCTTGTTGATAGGCTTTCGTTAGCCCGTTGACTTCTAAAACTTTGCGACCAAAGTCTTGCTGTAACTGTTCACTGTTGTCCGACACGAGGGACAACTCGGGTGCGCTTAATGCCATACCCTTTCTCCGAGTAGCTATTTACAAATTGAACAGCATTACATCGCAGTAATTTGACGGATTTTCGATGTTTTTATGACCAATTGATGAATCACGGGTCTCGACAATTGTTTAACCCGCCGAAAACAATTTCACGAAATCAATATATTAGCCCCTCAATCCCCTTCGCTCAGCCAAACACTAGTTACGGCAAACTTTTGCGAGAACTGAGAAGTATTAGTTGACTTAATCAACAATATCGATACTATTTGTTGACTAGATCAACTAATTCATTCACTGAATACATGCCATGACAGACTATCGAGCCATCAATCACGCGCTACGCGAGATACGAATGAAAACCCGTGGAAAAATGATTGCGGAAGTCACAAGACAAAAAGTCGAGTTTTCTCCACTAGAACACAAAGCAATGTCCGACATTCGCGCTCTTGGCGGGGCCTCTCAACAAGCTTTAGTGGAATCTATGAATCGTGACAAAGCGCAGATCGCCAGAATCATTGCAAGGCTGCATAGACAAGACCTGATCATTAAAGAAAGTAGCCCAAGCGATCGACGTTCGGTTCAGCTTACTCTGAGTGAGAAAGGGGAAAAACTGCTCAAACGACTCGACCAAGTTGAAATGGAAATGATGACAGAAATGCTCACGGGATTTTCTGACG
This is a stretch of genomic DNA from Vibrio maritimus. It encodes these proteins:
- a CDS encoding MarR family winged helix-turn-helix transcriptional regulator, whose product is MTDYRAINHALREIRMKTRGKMIAEVTRQKVEFSPLEHKAMSDIRALGGASQQALVESMNRDKAQIARIIARLHRQDLIIKESSPSDRRSVQLTLSEKGEKLLKRLDQVEMEMMTEMLTGFSDDEADTLKVLLERVNNNLSY